tttcatccttgatgaTCTCTATCATATTTATTCAAATTCTATTTTTGGTTGATATATGAAAGGATTTTGTGTTTATATCTTCAACCTTGATAGGTCTAGTCACTGCTTTAATTTTTTATAACTTCTGTTCAATGCCATACCACTCACTGACCTTTTTCCTAGCATTGTTAAGAATCTTCCCCTATCACTTCGAAAGTAGTTCTTGGACAACCAATCTAAGTGATTCTTGCAATTTTCAATATTAGTTTTGATGTTTTCATACACCTATTTATCATATACCTTGACATAAAGTTTGATACCCTTTAACTTTGTAGCAGTGAAGAAAGCAGAAGAGCACTACAACCTTTTTTTCCGGCACTCAACAATGATTTTCTTGCAGTCTTCATGGTCAAGCCATGAACTATATAATTTACAGGAGGACTGCCACTTTTCCATTGGGGATTGGTGTTGAGAAGAATGGGATGGTGATCAGAGCCAATGTCCATCATATTGGAGATGCTGGTATTTGGCAATAATAGAATTCAAGATTCAGAGGTCAAGCCTAAGTGAATCCTTTGTTCAGCGAGAGCTGGTGCAACTCTTTTATTTGACCAAAACAACAGACCGTAAAGGCAATGTTTATAAGCTCCAGGTCACTGATTCTTTAAGTAAAAAATTTTGATTCAGGGGTGTCAATAGGGTAAGCACTGAATTTTTCCGAGTCATGGAGCATGATATTGAAGTTTCCAATAACCATCCAAGGGAAATTATTGGATTTAACAATATTTTCTACCATTTTCCATGACTCGTCCTTCTTTGCCAACTCATAAGGACTACCATGTAACCAGAGGATTCAAGGTGAACTATAAGCAGAGGAGACCATATCATTAATATGGTTTAGAGAAAATTCGATTATCTCCACAAAGGTTTTTTTTCTGTATCAAAGCTAATCCTCCTTCTATGCCAAGAACTCCACCTGGTTCCACAAACCAAATATTCACCTCATTTATAATATTAGTTAAGCCattttttttgtttagttttaGAAAGAAATAAGATATTTGGGTTTATTTTGTTAAGCATGCCATTTAAGTATCTTTTAGTATCCATTGCACCAAGTCCTTGGCAATTCCAAGCAAAAGTAGTATAGAATTGCAAGAAATATGAGACAATTGGATACTCAACAGTTTGTCTTCTGGTGGTTATATCAATAATATTTAGCAGATATTTCCAACATAATGGAGGCCATGAAGAATGCATTTAACATGCATGAAAATGCGTGTAGTCATACCTAaatatttaaataagataaagagGATTGAGAGAAGAGTTACCACAATATTATTTGAAGAGTTCTCCATGATACTATTAGCTAAAGAAACTCCACCATAACCTTAATTCTCATAGAGATTTCCGACTATCAACATTTCCTTGTCAGGAGCAACATCTTTGTTCTTGTTCAAAATTTTCGGCTCTTCAAGGTTATGGGGTTTCTTCTTTTCTGGTTCAAAAATTGGTTGCCTATCTTTAGCTTGATTCTCATTGAACTGTTggtgtttctttttgttttcccaagccttgtttttttttcctatgaATTTCGGAATTCATTCTATCTTTGATATGTATTACAATAGGAAAGGACCTGAATGAAAAGGATCTTAAGAGGGTAGTAGCTGGGAAAATGTTTGTAAAAAGAGGGGTTGGTGAGCCTTCTTCCAAGCATTTTCCATGATCCTTAGCAACAACTTTCAGATTAGAAACTCTTTTCTTAGGGAAGTCTTGAGCTTTTCTAACATGAACAGTTTTCATGTGTTAATTGACAGGTAATGTCATCAGGATTTGGAGTGACCACTTCAGAATTATGTTGAGTTGATTCTTCAACTATGAAAAGCATTTGGTTATATCCATTTCTGAAGGTCACCTAGGTTGTCTACTGCATCGGAAAGCTCTATCTTTTTAGCACGTTTCATTTTTACTTCAAATTCCATAACAACATTCTTATCAAAGTAGAGTCTGTGGACGAGGGTTTTTCCACTAGAGACCGTTTTAGTTTTGGAATGGGAATTGACGGGGTTTTTGGAATTTGCATGGAATTAGCTTTAGTAGGGGTAGCATGAGCTTTTGGTTATGGTGATCAAGGATTTCATATACTTTGCAAAACCTTATAACATTCATAGTGTATGAAAATTCCAACGAATGGGATATAGTTATGGTTTTAAAAGCTCCAATCCCATACTTGAGAGGCCTAGTTACATCAATGTTTAGATTAACTTTCATGTTTACCATATTCTTGAGTCTTGGTACTGGTAGACTCCATATGGTTTTAGAATGCCTCTGATATATGGAATGATGTGTTTTGGTATTCTTTTTAATATGAGCCAAACTTGGACCTTAACAAAAATATCTTCATCTATAAGTTTTGGTCCTCCACCAGGAACTACAACCAAAACCATCATCTTATCAAACATACCTTTTTACCTCCTTGTTTTAGAGTGTTATAATCTTCTTCACTTGTTAGTCTGAGAGAAATTAAGATCTTCGGAGAGGATTGTGGAGGAGAACTAGGGGGTGTTAAGAGGTAAAgcgagtttggaattagggttgtACTATGGGAGGATGCATTTTCCTTGGTGGTAGTATGGCTAATAGTAAAGCTTCCTAGATACTTAGGGTTCTTTCGGATAGAGAAGCCAATAATGGTATTGAGATCATGAGATTTAGGATTTTATATGCTTATAGTTGTGATTCTGATTTTTCTTGTGAgtcttatttttgtgattctgaACATAATTTGTGCAACCCTAAATGGGATTTTTAGTGACTTTTTTGAACTAGAGATGGTAAAATAGTTTGTAATTTTTGATTCAGTAATTTGGATATTTTTTATTGTCTCTTTGGAAGCTAAATGAATTATTTCTGAGTAGTTTCTTTGGTGATTTCCATTGAAATTCATGATTGAGGTAAGTTGATCATACGGTTCCAGCCAAAAACCTGGGTAAAGAGCCGTTAGGGAGCTTAATGGTAAAGAAACAGGCTAACCGGAGAAAAATTAGGCACTAGAGATTTAGAGGGGCGGAGCATATTTTACAAAAAGTCATGCATATGTAATAAAGTGCAAGTTCTCTCTCTTGTATCTCTTTGCTTATGTTTTAGTTTAGTAGTGAATTTGTCCCAACTCGGGTACAGTTGTTAGTTTTTGAACAACTACATCTTCCGCGGAAAAACTCGCCTTAACAAAAGAACACTTAATATAGAAGTTACTAAAATCACAAAAATAGAAAAAGTTATATCATTGATACATATTCAATATGGAAATTACTCCAACTGAATTTTTATgggttattattttttttaagaatgaAGGTAAATGAAAAAGCTACAGGACTATTACACGTGGATATCTGGTACCCTAAAAGTCATTTAGAAAAATCTGGTTACAAAAATGTGGGTTTATGTGTTCCCAGATTTTTGTTGAGAGGCTTTCCGATCGTCTTCCCGCTGCATAATTTGTTAGTCTATCTGCTGCTTGGTTTCCTTCTTTATAGTTGTGTCGAATATTGCAGTGTGGAATTTGTtgcattttttgttttatttcagcAATCATTCCTGAAATATATCATGGAGGTTCAATGGAAGATTTTTAAAAGCGCATGAGATTTCttaggttaaaaaaaaaagaacttttgGCCATTGTCTTTCTGTCGCAGTTTTAGTTGCCATTAACTTGGCCAAAGTCTCGGCCGTTAATGCTAGTGCTTATTCCCGGAGGTTGTGCAAGATCCATTATAGTTCTCTCTCCAGAATCCCTGTAAATGAAACCTGCTCCTGCAATTCATGGATGTCCCCTAACAGCTCTGTCAGTGTTGATTTTTATTCAATCTCTATCCAGATTGGACTAACCTACTAAGATAGTCTCTGATGTCCGAAGTTTCTTGTCGGGCTACTGGTTGATGGATGTCCACGGAAAATCGAAGGGGGTTGTTTCTTTGCCTACTCGAATTCATATTGTTGTTTTAGGGCTTTCAGTAAGATGTCTTCGGGTGTTATATTCCTTTCTCTCAAAATTAGCTCGTTTCCAGATGTCGGGACCATAGGAGAAAACAATATACTGTGATAGATATTCATTTTTCGATTGCGGGTTGAATTAAGAGCATGTTTGGTTTAAGGAATTGGATTCTTGGTAATCCAATTTTGGGGAATATGACCATTTCCTTGGACCAAACAGCCCAAATGAACTCCATGTAATTGAGAATTTTGATTCCTAAAAATCAAATTCCCTCCAAAATAATAGATTTCCGTTGCGTTGGTCTAGTAGTGTAATGGAATTGGATTTCAGGATAAAACAATAGTAATTGGATTACCTCAACCAAACGTtaattttttggatttgaatttttatttttgatagctTGGTACGGTGGTCCCTGGACTATTCCTAAATCTCATTCATTTAGGAATTTTAGCAATTACAAGGGTTCGAACTCCGATCTCTGCAGTAGGAGGGAGCATGAGAACCATCAGACCACTTGATGGTTCtcttttggatttgaattcaATTCTTTGAAATTCAATTCCTGAAATTAGATTACCCatgattgaattcctagaaatccAACTCTTCGAACCAAACTAGGTgtaagagattttgttttctccccACCTTGACTAGGGACATAGTATTTGACAAGTCCAACCGcggtgaaaaaaaataaaaagatttttcttttagttttgacAGTTTTTCTTTCCGGGAAAACAAAAATAACCCacaagaaataaaaacaaaatgataATTAAGTTCTACAAAGACAAGAACACAGTTGGTATGAAATATCACCATGTAATTACAAATGTACAAATGACAGAGAAATATACAAGCACAAAAGAACATCTTTTTTATtccatctgttttttttttttggttctctttttgttttttggttcTCCAAATTTCTGATGTACTGTTTCCTTTATTGCATTTATCATCTTGTCTTGTGTTGGAAAGAGATGTATGGATAGACAACAAACCCCATCTCTCTTCCACACTACCACACAAAATTTACCCCCCTCTCCTCCCAAATGtatatcttcttctttattgTTACAATCTCCTCATTCTTCCAtacataatttttttaaaaataatgaaaagtaaaaaaataaaaaaatatcttaTCTACTTAATATGTTGTGTAAACTGCCTACTAAAcaccatctcttctttcttctttttacttccttctttggcgatgcgaTTCTGCCATGCAAAATCCTAGTAAAATTGTTGCTTATATCGCCAACCCCCGCACTTTGAACTCATTCTTCTCAAGTATGCTTGTTGCGGTGAagtaagaagaaagaaagagatcaaGAACAAACCCTATATATATTTCTTCAACCATGCTCTGACTGGAGTATTTATACATCAATCTGATTCTCCCGTATTCTGTCGCCAATCTACATTTAATAAAGTATATAGACATCATTAAATATGTATGCAACCCCAACTGTTCCAGAAATTACCACAAGCATTCAAATAAGTAAGGTTAAACTAAACTAGTAATGGTAATTTTGTATTTACCTTCCAGATTGGTTTAGTGTAAGGAAAAGGTTTTTATGGGCAGAAGGCGCCTAACATTCCACATGCTACTTCCAATAGCTTACCTGCAAcacacaaaattgacaaaggaaaAACCAAAAAACCCATTAAAAATTTGTTAACCATaacaatcaataatcattaatCAACTATGACCCTAATAATATACTAATAATCAAATCATAAGGCGGTTTCGTTGTCTCTTCCTTACAATAATAGTTGAATTATATAGCCAACTGTAAAGCATATGTTATTCTAATAAAACTGAataatcacaacagaaaatacaAAACAAATGAAAGCAATATCAAATCATTAAAAAgatcaacagaaaaagaaaaggtaaaCAATTGGGAAGTATTGTGGTGTATATTCTTTCTCCAATATACCCCAAAACTAAGACAACCTTCTCCTTCCCAGCATCTTCGTAACTGGATTTCCGGGCATCTAGTATCACTTCACTACCCTCCTAGTTTTATCGGATCAATTTTCTATCTTCAATTCTATTTACTAATTACACTTCCCCGGCAACAATTACAATTTCATCGGATTTCCGTGAATTACTAACTTCATTTGATAATTGAGTCAGAGAGGTATTCTATGCGTGTCTAAGCTGTCCTGTTTTCCAACCCCATGTACACAAACCAATTCCCTAATCAAGCTTTTCAAGAGATATATTTAATGGATTTCTACGTCGGTTTCAAGAGTATGCTGCTTTTAAGGAAAGTTAAAGAGTAAGCCTCCGATACAACCGTTGTAGTAACTACCACCTTATATCAACCATAAGCATGATATTAACATAAATCACTTTCAATGTACTCGGCAATCCTTGATATAATCATGAACTAATATCAAATGTCAGTAGTTGCCTTATAGTTCCTCCTATCTTATGCTTCTACTACCGAGTACGGTACCTATGTTAAAGACTAGATTTAAAAAATATATGGGCATGAAACGCCAACAACACCCAAAGATACcaacacaaaatgaaaacaaGCCAGTAACCATGGTTTCTACTGGTCATAATTGACTGGAAACAATAAGCAACTCaagaacaactattcattttcgGTTTTCCTAGGAAGACAAGCCCGTCCAATATTTTCACAAGTCTAAATTCAGAACACCCATAATTCCTTGCACATAATCTAAGCGTTGAACTTCAGTCATAATTTAGTAATTCCAAATGGTTTGAGGGAGATAATTGGACATTCAAATGCTCTAAAGACTATAACAGCTAATCATGAATTCCTTGATTCACTAAACACCTCACTATCGATACACAAGGAAGACAGCCAAAAAGCAATTATCCAACCAGCACAGAGTATACGAAAATGACTTGCTAATTTATACCCGTGACGCTCATCAGACCCACCCACCGACAGAATTAACCTTAACCTAGTCCCAAATTTGCATCATAATCACACTCTAAAACATCCTAAATAACATAATTCAAACAAACTACACCGGATACCTATCAGATTCACAAAAACAATGACAAtcgaaaagaaataaataaaatgaaataaactaaactaaaatGAAATTAATCAGAAAATTAAGAAATTATTACCTCTTCTAGGCTTAACAGCAACCTTAGACCACGACGATTGATCAGTTTTAGTCTCAGATACTTGTTTTGTTTCCTCGTTCAATGGGAACAACACACCATCAATCCCTTGAACCGATATCCGACCATCCGTATAAATATCAGGATCAAACAAATAAGCAGATTCATCACCATTACCAAACTTAACTGATCCATCAGCTTCCTGTGCAACAACTTTATGCGGCAACCGCAAGGTATCGTAACTGACTTTCCCAAATCTCCTCACGGCATTGTACATACTCTCTTCAGTTTGGTATTCAGGTATAATATGATAATACATTATCTGTTCTGGCGCACCGGGTTCACTCAATTGATCTGTTGTCAACTTAGCCATCGCTTCATCATTTGGTGCTAATACAGTAATCACATAACCCTCTGATACTAATTTTCCCATTTCGGTAGCTAGGGACGTCAAATTTACCAAGATATCGGCCATTTCATTGTAACCACCGTAATGCAAAAGAGTTTGGATAAAATCTTTAACCTGAGATTCACCATTAAAATGGTGACGGGGACCACCAGGTCCAGGTGCCGGAGCTGGTGCAAGAGATGGTCCAGGAGCCATAGCATCATAAATCGGTAAAGCCGGTGGTGAACCGGCAGGTGCCGGTGATGATACTGGTTTCTTCAGCCGATGTGTTCTTGGATCAACTTCTGGTGCTCCTTCTGGAATTACAGCCGAAATAGATCTAAGATTTCTTCTCCGGTTAAAATCCTCTTGAACAGATCGAGGAATCAACAACCGTTCGATTCCATGAATCACACCATCAGGCCGAATCACATCATCAGGACGAATAACAGTCGCTAGATCAACTTTCTTGCTGGAATCCTTATCGTCTGACGATAAGATTACATGCTGCTTGGACAAAGTTTTGTGAGCAACTGATGATGAGTCAACAGATTGAGGCCACTGAGTAGAACCGATTCTTTTCGGAATGATATGAAACATCAATAATGTTTGTAAAGATCTTAAATTACCAGGCTCAAGTAAAAACCTCTTGAACTCAGGGTCAAGATCTCTTTCTAAAGCTTCATTTCTTGGTGCAAAGATTGTAATATTGTGTTTACCAACTGCTTCTTCAAGTTTCTGTAAGAGTAATGCCTTTTCCACTAGTTCAGCCAGTTCTGTGTAATGTGAGTCTAGTAATGCTACTAGCACTGAATTTGAGCTGATTGGACTACTTGTTGAATTTGATTTCACAACAACGACATTACTTGATTTCTCTGTTGGTAATGCAGAACAAAATATAACAGATATCACAGAGATGACAATATAGATGATGAAGATAAGCTTAGAAACGCCATAGATCTGTGTATCCATGGCGATTTAAGAAAGACAACCTCAGAACAAGGAGAGAAATGAAGAACAAAGTATCAAAGAGAGATAGCTGCTTAATTATACTTCTCTCCACTGTTTACAGCAGATTTTTTGACTATCGAAAGAGAGTAGTTAAGGctttgatttttatttcttttttctctctgaaTTTCTGGTTTCTCTCGTTTTAATGGTATTGGCTTGTTTTGGTTATATGAGAAACGCGGACTTGAAAGCGAATATTATATTGCGTTTGGTAGTGAGTCGTGAAATCCGCTGTATTTAGACGGCATTTGCTTACCTGGCAAACTGTGGGACTAACCAAACGCGGAACTGGAAAGAGGAAGGTGAAGTCATATCGAAGCAGTTCTTTCAGACCAGGCTGGGATGTGGGGTCCACATTATTAAGTCCACTGCTTTATTTTAGTTCTGGGTTGGTGTTTCGGTGGTTTAAATGAGAGCTGTGATCTGAGTCTGTGTCTGAGATCATGAAGTAGTTGGCCTTAATCGGTAAATAAAAATATAATCCATTCAACAAACATTTTTACGGAGACCCATAGCAAATGGCTTTTAGGGTTTAAGGGCAGTGGGACCGGAGGGGAGTTGTCGTCGCGTCTACTTTAACGAGCTGAGCTGTAGTTGTCTCAAGGGGTAGGCTTAAATAAAAAGCACCAACCATATACATTTCTTCTGAAACCCTAAATCGCAAGTAAGAAATAATTCCACGAGAAGTAACGGAGACATTTGACGGCGATGTTTCTCCTtccttttatgattttttaatactATTCTTCTTCACGAGGGCTGTTTGTCGCCGTTAGTTAACCACTGACGGGATTAGGTGAGCTAGTCAAGTATTAACCATGGTTAAGCTTTTGAGATGGACAGTGCTTCAGAAGTTTTTGTCGGTGGTGTTTCCTTTTCTTATTCTCTCTCTTCCCACTTGGCTTTTACGTGATACCACTTGTACAAAGACGTTTCTGTTTGAGTTTAATTTATTACAACGTGTTAATTAGCATTACATTACATCATATGTTTGTTGATGATGTGAGAATTAGTAGGATATAATAAGAAGGTGTAACTTGTCCAAAACGTGGTTGGTATTTTCTTTGCCGTAAAATTTTCTTTTATAAGAGCAGGGGCATGACTTTGTTAGGCATTACTCCCTAAAACGGTGATAAAGGAGAGATTACAATATTAGGAACTAATAgctagggatggtcatggggtaTGCCAATCCGAGGCACTGCCCTGTTTGTAAAAAGAATGCCCATACCCACGCTGTTGCTCATATAAAATAGGGCAAAATAGTTATGGGAAATATCCATATGAAGCAGATTTTTTCTATGGATTACCCATaacattgagtttttttttttagcttgcATAAAAAACAACAAGCAGCGTAtctaaaagaaagaaaagttaGAACAAACCTTCAGCCTCAAGCAGACTGGAGATGCATAGGGGTGGCGGGGAAGATATACAAATATCTTGGACATGGTGCTCAACAGCATATTGAGCGAGTGTGTGAGCAACATCATTTGCTTCTCCGGTACATAGTTAAAACTAACTATGGCCTTAATCTTAGCAATTTTGTTGATAACTCTCCAAGGGACTGTTGTAGTTTCTCCATTCAGGATATTAACAATTGATGAAGAGTCACTTTCAATTACGATGTTTTGAAAACCCAATCTGACAGCAAGTTTAGCAGCAAGGATGAAAATGTTTGCTTGAGCAATTAGAGGGTCCAGATGGGGATATATGGCAGTGCTTGCACTCTGGAAAGATGCTCGGTGATCTCTTGCGACATAAGAATTAAACGAAGGTCCATTTTTGATAGGCATCAACGTTGATCTTTGTAGAGTACATAGGTGGAGGCGTCCAATTGATGATGGCAATATCTGGAGAAGTGTTTTGTTCCACAGGCAACGAAGATCATGTTCCACCACGTTATTGTAATAGATGTCAAACCAGTAGAGGCCTTGTCGAGGCATTACATTAACCTGAACATTTTTCTTCTCAAAAACTAATTCATTCCTGGCTTTCTATATACTCCAGAGCAGAGGAGATGCAAACATGATTGCTTGAGTAAGAGGGCATTGAAAAAATAAATGACTCGCCGTCTCAGGGCATTCCAGGTGTTACCCtttaccactttcttccatttactcaaccgtttctacTTCTtaggagaccagggtacgtttcgttgcgaattgtataaataggtctcacctatttcaccaaaggacaagttttggtctggagaatacaatactcagaaatcacttgttagctttcccatatgttagctttccactttatgatacaagttgtcaaacaactactcttcccgaattaactattctggtctcaacactctcttcgcttccctccctagaccaacccttctccttcactttgtgaccgaagcaagtctgaaacgcccatttcttggtttaggccggatttgtacagattgatctctcgaatcaaagtaatcccttgcagtacattatttagggtttagactcgtttctcacccacacactcgaaattaccaaaatcagcagaaattgttttcaccctcaaataattggcgaccacagtgggataaaCCCTGACATTGATATTggaaaaaacttaaaataaataGATAAACCCTCAAACAAAAGGTTCGTCTATCCCGTCTCAGGTTAAGACGTTAGGTTGAGACGAGCGTCTCAGTTTGAGACGACCACATCAACTTGGGACGACTACACCAACCTGGACCGAACCCCAGCTCAACCTAGGACGACCACATCAATCATAGGCTCAACTAGAGCCGAGGActactattttaatatttttaagttaGTTTAGTTGGTTATTAAACTATATTATATGATTTAGTACctgatctcactgtcaaattctATAACTTCATTTATTAAACGAGTCCCACAAAATCGTAAACAAATATTAAAAAGGAACTCATGGTTAAATTTTCCCATTCGTTTACCTGTTTTCCACTGCCCCAAACTCAATTTGCCCGTCCACGTAGAGAAAGAAACCATCAAATTAGACTAGTCACATAGGACTGCTCTTAGAAATCAAATTAGTTGATTATGTTAATTCCCAGTAAATAATTAAACATATGAACTGTATAATCTAAGAGATGTGGCATGTCTAATGACacatttgaaaaatattttttacGTAATAACGTGGAAGGAATAAACCTAATTAACTTGATAGGGTTGTTGGTCACCCAGTGAAGAAGAAGGTAAATGATGAGCAAAAAATGATCCGAGAAGAGCGATATCGTAATCAACTCGCGAATGGGGCTAGTTAATACATTTTCCTAATTTAGACTAAACTATCCTTACTAACTACATCTGCTAACTGCACAAAACCGATACCTATTTTTCAGATAACTACATAACCATCGATTacgaattattaaaaaaaaatcaaaacaaataacaataaagtccagattttcttgattattcttATACTCTTCTTTGTTCCCCATTCCCAATGAGTATGTGTTCTTAATTTTATCAACTAAGACCCAAATAAAATTGACAGAATCAAAAGATTAAGAGCAAACCTCAAAAGAATAGTTGAAACGCAACAAAGTATGCTCAATTGTCTCGACATTAGTAGAGCACAAGAAGCAGCATTTTGCACCTTGTCAGCTCCGAAAAGATATTCCATGATGGTAGCCTCGTTATATACTAGATTACCGCGCAGGTGGGGACCGACCGGAGATTTTATAGAATCCGATCCAATTTAACCTTAACTGAAATCTTCTACTTTGGAAGGAATATCAAATTAGGAATGTATATATTTGTTACTAAATGTCTTTGTTTTATATAACAGTTTTTCTTATACCATACTATTGTTTcggttttgttttgatttgaagcaactgaagataaaattgatggtatttattCAACCCAATGGAGTTTATACATTATTGAGACCCTAAATCTTTGATTATCAAAtaaattttatgaaaatatgaTCAATTTATATCCAATTTGATCGAATTGAATAAAATCGAGCAAACTCGAACAGACCACGggttgtttttaaggtttttaggtcGAAATAATTGACGACCAATTCGAGTTTTGATTGAATTGATGGTGTTTAACAATAGACGAGGGTTATAATTATCTGTTTatcaaatcaatttttggatAAAAACAACCAATTCTTATCCAAATGAATTAATTAAAAACAATAATTAAAAAAAGTAGCGTCTATTTACATTTTATCTCTCAAGTGGGAATATATATAAAGACTCCTTTTGATCATCCAAAAATGTCCAAACAAGAAAACAGAACTTTGAAGGTACTT
This portion of the Papaver somniferum cultivar HN1 chromosome 11, ASM357369v1, whole genome shotgun sequence genome encodes:
- the LOC113322795 gene encoding fasciclin-like arabinogalactan protein 17, with amino-acid sequence MDTQIYGVSKLIFIIYIVISVISVIFCSALPTEKSSNVVVVKSNSTSSPISSNSVLVALLDSHYTELAELVEKALLLQKLEEAVGKHNITIFAPRNEALERDLDPEFKRFLLEPGNLRSLQTLLMFHIIPKRIGSTQWPQSVDSSSVAHKTLSKQHVILSSDDKDSSKKVDLATVIRPDDVIRPDGVIHGIERLLIPRSVQEDFNRRRNLRSISAVIPEGAPEVDPRTHRLKKPVSSPAPAGSPPALPIYDAMAPGPSLAPAPAPGPGGPRHHFNGESQVKDFIQTLLHYGGYNEMADILVNLTSLATEMGKLVSEGYVITVLAPNDEAMAKLTTDQLSEPGAPEQIMYYHIIPEYQTEESMYNAVRRFGKVSYDTLRLPHKVVAQEADGSVKFGNGDESAYLFDPDIYTDGRISVQGIDGVLFPLNEETKQVSETKTDQSSWSKVAVKPRRGKLLEVACGMLGAFCP